In the genome of Leptospira terpstrae serovar Hualin str. LT 11-33 = ATCC 700639, one region contains:
- a CDS encoding flavin monoamine oxidase family protein: MNRKSFLQKMSAVTLGAGLVLPKKSFGQSTTITSAETKPKSSGGKKAIVLGGGLSGLYSAYLLKQTGYDVTVIERGDKLGGRISTYENPELGILQDLGGEWIGEGQTDIKSLVKQLNLDLVSSNISDRFSLQKSNSDQLKISPTSIDTLDKVIDLHKSLGNTQKQGLDKINFSSYARYQGLTEEEIRSMNDLYRVILGADLNQISSESVLDDLSALQSALKPKYQVRGGAERIIKELANSLRNQEILLGETVTKVSQQKNQVTVDLSSGRSIKGSLVICSLPAAAVLDIKWTPGLPKDLIYSALRMQTGKISKNLSLVKSKESLSKFFLSTNTAAETLYVSESAVGTNITAVTSISTGDRASLFEKGSERQKKNLMTSSLEEVGDLELILESPFVFHSFQKTTGRAGFVSLFPPGSFGIKDVWAEPFERVFFAGEHLAFHTGSMDSAVASAIQAISKT, from the coding sequence ATGAATCGAAAAAGTTTCCTACAAAAGATGAGCGCTGTTACCTTAGGGGCAGGGTTAGTACTTCCTAAAAAATCATTCGGACAATCCACAACAATTACGAGTGCCGAAACCAAACCAAAGTCTAGCGGTGGAAAAAAGGCGATTGTCCTCGGTGGAGGGCTTTCGGGTCTCTACTCAGCTTACCTTTTAAAACAAACAGGATATGATGTCACGGTCATTGAACGTGGGGACAAACTAGGAGGTAGGATTTCCACTTATGAAAATCCTGAACTAGGAATCTTACAAGATTTAGGTGGTGAATGGATTGGCGAAGGACAAACTGATATCAAAAGTTTGGTAAAACAATTAAATTTAGATTTAGTATCTTCCAATATTTCTGATCGTTTTTCACTTCAAAAATCGAACAGCGACCAATTAAAAATATCGCCCACCTCTATTGACACATTGGACAAAGTAATCGATCTACATAAATCTTTAGGTAACACACAAAAACAAGGTTTAGACAAAATCAACTTTTCGTCTTACGCCCGTTACCAAGGGTTAACGGAAGAAGAAATTCGTTCTATGAACGATTTATACCGAGTGATCCTTGGGGCCGACCTAAACCAAATCTCAAGCGAATCGGTATTAGATGATCTTTCCGCATTACAATCGGCACTTAAACCGAAATACCAAGTCCGAGGAGGAGCTGAACGAATCATAAAAGAACTCGCAAACTCTCTTCGTAACCAGGAGATACTTTTAGGAGAAACTGTAACAAAAGTTTCCCAACAAAAAAATCAAGTTACGGTAGATTTATCTTCAGGAAGATCAATCAAAGGAAGTTTGGTTATTTGTTCCCTACCTGCTGCCGCAGTTCTTGATATCAAATGGACACCGGGCCTTCCTAAAGATTTAATTTACTCCGCTTTAAGGATGCAAACAGGTAAAATCTCTAAAAATTTGAGTTTAGTAAAATCTAAAGAATCATTATCAAAATTTTTTCTATCAACAAATACTGCCGCAGAAACTTTATATGTTTCAGAATCTGCTGTTGGCACAAATATAACGGCCGTTACCTCCATTTCAACGGGAGATAGAGCTTCTTTATTTGAAAAAGGAAGTGAACGTCAGAAAAAAAATCTGATGACATCTTCTTTGGAAGAAGTTGGTGATTTGGAATTGATCCTAGAATCTCCTTTTGTTTTTCATAGTTTCCAAAAAACAACGGGTCGCGCAGGCTTTGTTTCCTTATTCCCTCCGGGTAGTTTTGGAATTAAAGATGTCTGGGCAGAACCTTTCGAAAGAGTTTTTTTTGCAGGAGAACATTTAGCATTTCATACGGGAAGTATGGATTCTGCAGTTGCCTCCGCAATCCAAGCTATAAGCAAAACATAG
- a CDS encoding acyltransferase family protein — protein MGRLVYLDNLRSFALLLGIIFHAAIVYASDIKYAIQDEDRSDVLSYFCYWIHSYRMPMFYMISGFFSAMVWEKKGRSFYLEARFKRVLIPTIFGLLFLAPIQYYLTERIKTPKLDLLSFLEYFFTKDHFQHSHIWFLVDLFCFSILYSLIPKSFFTTKLWNLIPKWISKYIVLVSFCFLVVFLFHTQISKGESYYGIFKLTFIFQFSFFLSGVFCFHWRSILLPKSHSFMKIMAVFVWGVLVYLVFKELEIEDPLWIYFQYVNGWVRASHVFLWVLAPFLWTSFLVSIFQSYGNQEGKLGTYLIEASLPIYLVHHPISLFFAYWVKDMEWGLWLKFIFHIFVVLAASFILYEFLIRKTKPLRFLFGLKSK, from the coding sequence ATGGGAAGACTGGTTTACCTAGACAATTTAAGATCCTTTGCACTTTTACTCGGAATTATTTTCCATGCGGCCATTGTTTATGCCTCAGACATTAAATACGCCATTCAGGACGAAGACCGGAGTGATGTTCTATCCTATTTTTGTTATTGGATTCATAGTTATCGGATGCCTATGTTTTATATGATTTCAGGTTTTTTCTCAGCAATGGTTTGGGAAAAAAAAGGAAGAAGTTTTTATTTGGAAGCTCGGTTCAAACGAGTTCTTATCCCAACTATTTTTGGACTTCTATTCCTTGCGCCCATCCAATATTATCTTACCGAACGAATCAAAACCCCAAAGTTAGATCTTTTATCTTTTCTGGAATATTTTTTTACAAAGGATCATTTCCAACACTCACACATCTGGTTTTTAGTAGATTTGTTTTGTTTTAGTATCTTATACAGTTTGATTCCTAAATCTTTTTTTACTACAAAACTTTGGAATCTAATTCCCAAGTGGATTTCGAAGTACATAGTGCTTGTTAGTTTTTGTTTTCTTGTTGTTTTTTTATTCCATACACAAATTTCAAAAGGAGAATCCTATTATGGCATTTTTAAGTTAACCTTTATATTTCAGTTTTCCTTTTTTCTTTCAGGTGTATTTTGTTTTCACTGGAGAAGTATTCTTTTACCGAAATCCCATTCTTTTATGAAAATCATGGCAGTTTTTGTCTGGGGAGTTTTGGTTTACCTTGTCTTTAAGGAATTGGAAATTGAAGATCCACTCTGGATCTATTTTCAGTATGTGAATGGATGGGTGAGAGCATCCCATGTTTTTTTATGGGTTCTTGCTCCGTTTTTATGGACTAGTTTTCTTGTTTCGATTTTCCAATCCTATGGAAATCAAGAAGGTAAGTTGGGAACTTATTTAATTGAGGCAAGCCTTCCCATTTATTTAGTCCACCACCCCATATCTTTATTTTTTGCCTATTGGGTAAAGGATATGGAATGGGGATTATGGTTAAAATTTATCTTCCATATCTTTGTTGTACTGGCAGCAAGTTTTATCTTGTACGAATTTTTAATCCGGAAGACGAAACCACTTCGGTTTCTCTTCGGACTAAAAAGTAAATAA
- a CDS encoding HNH endonuclease, giving the protein MTETPSESFFSDVSDEEIARERRKAKELKNSAWWKNKRSSGICHYCGKKFKVEEITMDHLIPLIRGGKSVKANLVPACKECNFKKKHSLPFEKEFFT; this is encoded by the coding sequence ATGACGGAAACTCCCTCCGAATCATTTTTTTCCGACGTTAGCGATGAAGAAATCGCTCGGGAAAGAAGGAAAGCCAAAGAACTAAAAAACAGTGCCTGGTGGAAGAACAAACGATCTTCTGGAATTTGCCATTATTGTGGAAAAAAATTCAAAGTGGAAGAAATCACAATGGACCACCTAATTCCTCTTATCCGAGGAGGAAAATCTGTAAAAGCAAATTTGGTTCCAGCTTGCAAAGAATGTAATTTCAAAAAAAAACATAGCCTTCCTTTTGAGAAGGAGTTCTTTACCTAA
- a CDS encoding DUF1292 domain-containing protein, with product MDMKDLGFQGDDFLPSRATEEIDLVDEKGNSYQWEVFYSFSQMGNDYLVFLPATEQEFQFVNVEMDDPDSDVPGYIVMRIGQDESGEEILEEILDEDELEEIREYVEDEIGLLGQFLNREE from the coding sequence ATGGACATGAAAGACTTAGGATTCCAGGGGGATGACTTTCTCCCTAGTCGTGCCACCGAAGAAATCGATCTCGTAGATGAAAAGGGAAACAGTTATCAATGGGAAGTGTTTTATTCCTTTTCCCAAATGGGAAATGATTACCTTGTTTTTCTTCCAGCTACAGAGCAAGAATTCCAGTTTGTAAATGTAGAAATGGATGATCCGGATTCTGATGTACCAGGTTATATCGTAATGCGGATTGGACAAGACGAGTCTGGAGAAGAAATTTTAGAAGAGATCTTAGATGAGGACGAATTAGAAGAAATACGTGAATATGTCGAAGATGAAATTGGACTCTTAGGACAATTTCTTAACCGGGAGGAATGA
- a CDS encoding MaoC family dehydratase, protein MYQKGKSFLEIQVGDSASFTKTITETDVYLFAGISGDFNPLHVDEEYAKTTSFGTRIAHGGLAASLLAPVLGMKLPGLGTVALETTTKFRKPVYFGDTITCLVEVVEKVERLKAVKMKIVWTNQKSEVVSKGETLVIPPG, encoded by the coding sequence ATGTATCAAAAAGGTAAAAGTTTTTTAGAAATCCAAGTTGGGGATTCTGCATCCTTTACAAAAACAATCACAGAAACAGATGTGTATTTATTTGCAGGAATTAGTGGGGATTTTAATCCTTTGCATGTAGACGAAGAATATGCAAAAACAACTAGTTTTGGAACAAGGATAGCTCACGGAGGTCTCGCTGCATCCTTACTGGCACCAGTTCTTGGAATGAAATTACCGGGTCTTGGAACTGTCGCATTAGAAACTACTACCAAATTTAGGAAACCTGTGTATTTTGGGGACACGATCACTTGTTTGGTGGAAGTTGTGGAAAAAGTAGAAAGGCTGAAAGCAGTAAAAATGAAAATTGTTTGGACCAATCAAAAATCAGAAGTGGTTAGTAAAGGGGAAACTCTTGTCATTCCTCCCGGTTAA
- a CDS encoding sensor histidine kinase has translation MKAAGRIAFFYLLFGYVWIYFSDYTISLIFESTEDIREIQSLKGWGFVTVSAVIIFVLLVRELQRQKRVLFEKIESDQLFQVILERIEDAVIVFNLDTWKIDFLSEQVSRLFDIPTKEILNHPELLIERVHESDRERMSQIWMNQLRENHTGLLYRIRMLDGKINWALEHRLFIPTKEGSANKAVAVITDMTSYMENQSKLERSLRENETLLTEVHHRVKNNLAVIISFLQLQVYSSPPETADILEQSIVRIKAIALVHEKLYSSKNLSGLSSIDYITSLVENIKLMYMRTDILIELDVQQLEFNIVDAIPMGLMITELLTNSFRHAFTNGKSDALIKIDFIVTDKYNYELKYRDNGVGFPPGLNYKKAESIGLSVIFSLCSQMNGREVECSSSPNKGVFYHFAFSPKKVIPKDDSNVSKR, from the coding sequence ATGAAAGCAGCGGGCCGGATAGCATTTTTCTATTTGTTATTCGGCTACGTTTGGATTTATTTTTCAGATTATACAATTTCTCTTATATTTGAATCTACAGAAGACATTCGAGAAATCCAGAGCCTAAAGGGTTGGGGATTTGTCACTGTATCTGCGGTGATTATCTTTGTCCTTTTGGTTCGAGAATTACAAAGACAAAAACGAGTGTTATTTGAAAAAATCGAGTCTGACCAACTTTTCCAAGTAATTTTAGAGCGAATCGAAGATGCTGTCATCGTATTCAATTTAGATACTTGGAAAATTGATTTTTTGAGTGAACAAGTCTCTAGACTTTTTGATATTCCAACTAAAGAAATTCTAAACCATCCTGAACTTCTGATCGAACGAGTACATGAATCCGATAGGGAACGGATGTCCCAAATTTGGATGAACCAATTAAGGGAAAACCATACGGGTCTTTTGTATCGCATTCGTATGTTAGATGGGAAAATTAATTGGGCATTAGAACATAGACTCTTTATCCCTACTAAAGAAGGAAGTGCCAATAAGGCAGTAGCTGTCATAACTGATATGACGAGTTATATGGAAAATCAATCCAAACTCGAAAGGTCTTTACGAGAAAATGAAACTTTACTTACCGAAGTCCACCACCGAGTTAAAAATAATTTAGCAGTCATAATTTCGTTTTTACAATTGCAAGTTTATTCCTCTCCACCTGAAACGGCTGATATTTTGGAACAAAGTATTGTTCGTATCAAGGCTATTGCTTTAGTTCATGAAAAGTTATATAGTAGTAAAAATCTATCTGGCCTTAGCTCTATAGATTATATCACAAGTCTTGTTGAAAATATAAAACTCATGTACATGAGAACAGATATCCTCATTGAATTGGATGTCCAACAACTAGAGTTTAACATTGTAGATGCCATTCCCATGGGTCTTATGATTACAGAGTTGTTAACCAATAGTTTTCGACATGCTTTTACCAATGGCAAATCCGATGCTTTGATTAAAATAGATTTTATCGTTACAGATAAATACAATTATGAATTAAAATACAGAGATAATGGAGTTGGATTCCCTCCAGGACTAAACTACAAAAAAGCAGAGTCAATTGGTTTATCTGTAATTTTTTCCTTATGTAGTCAGATGAATGGACGTGAGGTAGAATGCTCCTCTTCGCCTAACAAAGGTGTGTTCTATCATTTTGCCTTCTCCCCAAAAAAAGTAATTCCTAAGGATGATTCGAATGTATCAAAAAGGTAA